Proteins from a genomic interval of Diprion similis isolate iyDipSimi1 chromosome 10, iyDipSimi1.1, whole genome shotgun sequence:
- the LOC124411089 gene encoding thioredoxin-like protein 1: MDFLGGISAARRMAKKSTPTALQTEVNTDDDWSKILERKGLVVVDVYSGWSGPCSGMISLLKKVKMEIGGDLLSYAVAKCDQIKDLERFRGKSEPTWMFLHNGRMINLLFGANCPELQRVLNEELQRLQTGDPPEFSMEVTERSPEEEKRLRILEETRLAKEAAKRAQEEAEIKAKYEAEMTHYTTALAKETCLILYPWVFKDEEFHRRDKKSSPPYMELIEELLPDNYKIAEEFRKQLDESMINDMLKESDYEMTETARKFLLDGKCMCMRLKISDKKLEMDVEKYLLNILFGEPSLPKPDQLPIEGCFGERHRPAFTPPSKDDIYPVVWAPPNSRSKATVFQVIFRNYVEKNYPFEHEMSRPPVIVFKYDSTKKNDIKMILSNYKSDLMNFGVFERDKPPEAKRIATSIEEYEEKVEERTGYEVFVCVVKKIDSESFLAFAGIGPYHVSESPEKAVDETAVYFPAPGLVEEVPSDDEENLEGEENPEGQAEATETPEATPAGS, encoded by the exons GGTGGAATCAGCGCCGCCCGACGAATGGCAAAGAAAAGCACACCGACCGCTTTGCAGACGGAAGTCAACACGGATGACGACTGGTCCAAGATATTAGAGAGAAAAGGGCTCGTAG TGGTCGACGTTTATTCCGGATGGAGCGGACCCTGCTCAGGAATGATTAGTCTCTTGAAAAAGGTCAAGATGGAAATCGGCGGAGACTTGCTCAGCTACGctgtt GCAAAATGCGACCAAATCAAAGATCTCGAACGTTTCAGGGGAAAGAGTGAGCCTACGTGGATGTTTCTTCAT aaTGGACGAATGATCAATTTACTTTTCGGAGCCAACTGCCCAGAACTCCAGAGGGTCTTGAATGAGGAGTTGCAAAGATTGCAGACCGGAGATCCTCCCGA ATTCTCAATGGAAGTGACGGAACGAAGtccagaagaagaaaagaggtTGAGGATTCTGGAGGAGACGAGACTGGCCAAAGAGGCTGCGAAGAGGGCTCAAGAAG AGGCCGAGATAAAGGCAAAATACGAAGCTGAAATGACGCATTATACAACTGCGCTGGCAAAAGAGACGTGCCTGATACTTTATCCTTGGGTATTTAAGGACGAGGAGTTTCACAGGAGGGATAAAAAGTCCAGCCCACCGTACATGGAGCTTATCGAAGAATTGCTACCCGACAATTACAAGATCGCTGAGGAGTTTAGAAAGCAATTGGATGAATCAATGATCAACGACATGCTCAAGGAG TCAGATTACGAAATGACAGAAACTGCGAGGAAATTTTTGCTCGATGGAAAATGTATGTGCATGCGACTGAAAATCAGCGATAAAAAGTTGGAGATGGACGTTGAAAAGTATCTACTGAATATCCTGTTCGGTGAACCGTCGCTGCCCAAACCTGATCAGCTTCCAATAGAAGGATG TTTCGGCGAGCGCCATCGACCCGCTTTTACACCCCCTTCAAAGGACGATATTTACCCCGTCGTTTGGGCCCCGCCAAATTCTCGAAGTAAAGCCACCGTTTTTCAAGTCATATTTCGAAACTACGTCGAGAAAAATTATCCA TTTGAACACGAAATGTCTCGACCGCCGGTGATTGTGTTCAAGTACGACAGCACGAAAAAGAACGACATCAAGATGATCCTGAGCAACTACAAATCCGATTTAATGAACTTCGGTGTTTTTGAACGCGACAAACCGCCGGAGGCTAAACGCATAGCGACGTCCATCGAGGAGTACGAGGAAAAGGTGGAGGAGCGAACGGG GTACGAAGTATTCGTTTGCGTCGTAAAAAAGATAGACAGCGAATCTTTTTTGGCGTTTGCGGGGATCGGACCTTATCACGTTAGCGAGAGCCCCGAAAAGGCCGTCGACGAAACTGCTGTTTACTTTCCGGCTCCAGGTCTCGTTGAAGAAGTGCCGTCTGACGACGAAGAGAACCTTGAAGGGGAAGAGAACCCAGAAGGACAAGCAGAGGCCACCGAAACACCCGAAGCG ACTCCTGCCGGATCATAA